The sequence CAGcaatgaaagcccagaatcctaaccactaggccaccagggaactccctgcatAAGCTCATTTCTGTTTAACTTATTTACTTCTCAACGTCAGTACAAAATTTCAcagtataattttcattttcatgttatCTTTATCCAAAATGTAGTCACCTCAATCCCTCATATTCCTTTATTCCATCAACATCATATTATTAATTGAGAGAGAAGTTCTCCCAAGTGAAAAATCTCTGGGTTTCTGTAGTGTGAAGATGTGTgatcatttccattaaaaaaaaaagtagacggCATCAGATCCAGATGCCAAGAGAAGATTCAAATTAGATTTTACAGAGCATTTGCCCTAAATGAAAACTGAAGTATGATCCCTTCTTATCAAAACTTCATTAGTACCGAATGGCATAGGtggaaaatgaaattgttttattcCTCATATAATTAAAATGACTTGAACTTATGGATCCCTTGTCCCAGCTTCTTAGGACCTAGAAGGAATGATGGATAAAGGATCGTGAAATGCCATTTTTCAGGTGTCTAGACCCTTGAGGAAGGGGAAGAGCACTTGGAAGAaatcttctcctctttttttcccctcattagcTGCCTCTTGAAGTGGACTTAACTAAAGCAAAGAGACAAGACTTTGAACCGTCTGTGGAACAAGCCAGATATAGCAGCTGCCGACAGAACCTGGCTCTGGGACCCCCCCCAAACCACAGGAGGTGACGTCCCCTTGCAGACCAAGCCACCACGTCGTGACACGGGGGACGAGGACAGCAGCTCTGGGTGCGGCCGCGTGCCCTCCCCGCCCCTGCTCCTTCCCAGgtgtctcccccacctcccactcctgcTCTCACGTCAGAGCCGGCGCGCTGGCCGGCCGTGTGCTCCCCTGGGGACCGTGTGTTGCTGCTCACCAGTTAACTCAGGAACTCGCCTCCCTGTTGCTCTCCCGATGCAGAAGCCCGACCTCCACTGCCACAGAGAGCGATGCCACGTACCAGCGGAAGCTCCGGCAAAGACAGCTGCAGCAGCGGTTCCGGGAGCAGATGGAGAAACGGCAGCAGGACGCCCCGTCGGGCCCACCCGCCGAGAAGCAAGGCCCTGGTGAGAggacggagcacgggctctgggggcgacgctacccccccccccaactctgcAGCAGGTCGGGTCCGCACACAGCACCGGGCCGCCACGGGCTCAAACCGTTGCGTCCTGCCTTGCGTTCCTCGTGACTGAAGGAAGACACTGGTCTTTGGGGGGAAGGAGACAGGCCCCGACATAACCTGGAACTAGACGTCTCAGGGGACAGAGCTTTTTGTGGCCTCAGTTACTTTGGCCACATGTACATGAGAAAGCcattctgagtttttaaaataaatttatttatttatttacttatttatttaacttttggctgcgctgggtcttcgttgctgtgcacaggctttctctagtcgtggcgagcgggggctcctctccGTTGCattgcacgggcctctcactgcagtggcttctcttgttgcggagcatgggctctaggtgcgtgggcttcagtagttgtgtctcgcgggctctagagcgcaggctcagcagttgtggctcgcgggctctagagcacaggctcagtagttgtggagcacgggcactgttgctctgtggcgtgtggggtcttcccggaccagggctcgaacccgtatcccctccactggcaggtggattcgtaaccactgcgccaccagggaagcccctgagctgTCTCTGAACATAAAGCAAAGTTGGGCTTGAAGAGAATGGGTTTTTGGCAATTTTTTATCCCTGAACTTTTTATTTAAGTCCAGGTTCAGTGGGAGTAGTAGATAGAGATTTTCTTGGAGTCTTTCTCAGagactagaaacaaagaaaagaccaAGTGGATTTTTGCCCAGCTTCTCCCTAAAAATTACCAAGAAGGTTCAGAGGACTTGCCTCATGTTTACTTCCTTATAATTCCCCTCAGCACTGGCAGGCTTGAGGTtaatgtagggaaaaaaaaaaacccaaaaaacttacTGTGCTgggcatgttcttttttttttttttttttttttgtggtacgcgggcctctcactgttgtggcctctcccgttgtggggcacaggctccggacgcgcaggctcataccggggcacgaacccgtgtcccctgcatcggcaggcggattctcaaccactgcgccaccagggaagccctgggcatgtTCTTAATAAGAATTATGATTCTAGGTCTTTAGCTTCCAAACCATCGCGGAAGCTCTGGGGGTCAGGGGTGGAGGAGGAGTCATCTCCAGgacttccccccgcccccccgaatCACAGAGTCATCATCTTGGTTTTACATATTCATTTCtgcttaaaattttgtttgatcGAGGGTTATAGCTTCAAATAGTAAAAACTGGACAAGACGGCTGACAGTAACTTCCGTTTCTGCTGCTAAAGGAGAAACAAACTTCTCAGGTTTCTTTCGCAGTTTGATGAGAAGAAAGAATATAATATCGTCAGTCCTATTTTATATAGATCTGTAGGTAGGACCAGGATGCAGGGTCCCAAGTTCTACTGCTGGCCGTGACGACGAGTGTAACCCCAGGCGGCTTTGCACGCACTTCCAAGGCCGCCCCCGGCCCAGCTTGGTTACGTGGTTTTGTCCTTTCTCTGCAGCAGCGCTGCCACCGGTGCCACCTGCCGGAACTGCTGCTTCAGAACCGCTCACCCAGACAGACGTGCTTCCAGGTCAGGAGGGCTAAAGGAATGACTTCAGTCCTAATCAGTAAAATACCTATCAAGTGTCTGTAAGTTACTGTGCTGTATACTTTCCGTCGTcacaaatacatttcaaaagagGCATAAATATCTTCATTTCCGTTGGTTTTGCAGAAAGTGCTGACTGATAGCACACATGCAGCTCCTCTACTGTCCTGACCCGAGAGTGGCTCTGGTGTACTTTCACGGGTTGGGGAAAGAGAAATTCCCAATGCCATCATATAGAGTACTCATGATACAGCATTGCTCACGACCTGTTATTTTTCCAGCACCTCGTTTGTTGATGCTGCATTTGCTTGTGACCTCTGTCCTTGCAGACAGTCTTGAAATGTGGGACATGGCTCTAGATGCAGGGGACAGTGTGGTCAAGCCCTTGTCTAAACCGGAACCGCCACAGGCCCGTGCCACCTCCGTCCTGCAGAACAAGATGGAGACCTGGAACAGGACCCCACAGAGCCTTTGCCACCAGAATCCACAGGCAAAATCTGGACCCTGGCACCTTCAAACTTACAACCTTAACCAACACATAACAGGTAGCAGAGTGTTTTAGGAGCAGAAATGGAAGGGAGAACCTGGGTATAATCCTCTGAATCTTAAAGAATGACATTCCATTTCAAGCAGTCGGAGGGGCCTCACGCCAGAGCAGCAGCAGTCTGAGAAAATGGAGTGTAACTGGATTAAGAGTCGCACGTCTTCCTTGGGGTCCTGACTTGAGGTGCAGCTCTTTCTAGCGGATAGTAGTGGGACACTGAAGCGTGGCTGCGTTAACAGCTTTCCTCTTAAAAGCAGGCCCGTCATGATCTCTACTGCAGCTTGGTCTAGTGTTAACAGAGGGACCTGTCCCCCTCATAACAATTTTCATTCTTGGCCTTTAGTTTAAAGTAGGACAGTTAACTAATACAATTCAGAAGTTATTAGCTGTCAGTTTATTCCTTACTTTTAAATCATGGCAGCTGTATGTGAACAGTTTTCTCTTCCGTAGGAGACGGTGATTCATACAGGAAGAACCAGgacacaaagaaaaggaaattggatCCATCTTGACCAAGGCTCCGTTCACCTCACTGGATTCTGTCACAGAGGGACTTTCAAAAACCGCTTCTTGGTCATGACACGACTCACCGTTCCGAGGGAGTGAGCTTTACCTCCGGGGCTTCACCTTGCGTCGTGCTCAGCTTCGCCAGAGGAGTTCACTATTGGAACCTGACGCACGCACATCAAGCTGGGCAGCTTGGGAAGCCCTGCGGAGATTAAACAGACAGACAACTTTTCTTTGGCTCTTCACTATTTATTCCTAAGCTTTTATGTTAAACAAGGCAGAGATTCCAGGAATCACGGGGGCCGCCCTCCCCGCGCACCAGCCCCCACGGCGGCCGGCGGTACAAGGTCACTCGGCGCCCTCTGACCCCTTTCGCTGCCACTCATCTGCAACAATGTCATTTACAGGCTCATCATGAAACTACCTCCATTTTTTCCTAATAAGGAAGTCATCTAAGACCAAAGAAAAGGCAtttttaagaaagcaaaataaaatcctACTTTGTAACAAAATAACAGGCGTAACTTTTTATTGCACTtcgcagatttttttttttttttttaaacaaattgaaggtttttggcaaccctgtgttgagcattttcccaacagcattttaaagtatatattgttttagggcttccctggtggtccacacTCCCAAAGGGGGCCCCGGTTTCGATCCATGGCCAGGGAACTaggtcctgcatgccacaactaagacccggtgcagccaagtaaataaataaatatatttttaaaatatattctttcaaaaaaaaggtatatactgttttagatataatgctattgcagACATAACAGGCTATAGTGTAAACGTTTATATGTACTGGAAAACCCCCAAAATCTGCGTGACATAAGCAGCTGTTTAGCTATTTGAGATGTGCAATTATCAGATACCACCTTAACATAAATTCTCTTCGTGTTTAGATGTTTCATAATCCTTTCCCCCAACTAATGAGTGTgcagttttactttttaagggCATTCTGGGCTGGGCCTTGTCCCCAGTCTTGAGTTTGTTGGAGCACAGGCCCATCTGTGGGGAGCTGTGCCCCTAGGCCACCACTGCGCCTCTGGAAGACGAGCAGGGCTTTCCCTGACCTCCCTCCGCCTCACCTGAGCTGCACAGCTTTGGGCATAGATTCATCTTCTGATTTTGATATCCTTACCGTGGTCTTCAGAAAATGTATCTTGCCTGTCTGCAGCATCTTAGTTCAGGTCAGaactgctgttaaaaaaaaaaggtcctggaGATAGGAATCCAGTTATAAATTGCACACAAGTCAAATCAGAGCTAATGAGATCACGAAAAAGGCATGTGCTGAAAATGAAACCCCCACAGCTCAAGAAAAGCAAGTTTGGTTTATTTGAATGGTTTCATCTACAAAGGTAACAAACAGAAGCAGAAAGCGCGACCCCCAGGGTTTATCCCAAACTCACGGGTTGACGGGCTGCCGAGAATCCCCAAGGTTTGAATTtagtctgtgtttttttaaacagtgtaCATTGTTAAATAATGTAAGGAAAACACTTATAATTCAGAAAGAACTTTTTTAATGTGGAAGAAGACACTCAAAGTGCGCTATTAACACGGAAATAATTTAAACAGTCAGTAGCACTAGGCTCATTCCTCTAGGCTTCAGTTACTTCATccacaggagggaaaaaaatcaacagtaaaTAAAAGCAGTTCTTACTTTCCA is a genomic window of Kogia breviceps isolate mKogBre1 chromosome 12, mKogBre1 haplotype 1, whole genome shotgun sequence containing:
- the RAD52 gene encoding LOW QUALITY PROTEIN: DNA repair protein RAD52 homolog (The sequence of the model RefSeq protein was modified relative to this genomic sequence to represent the inferred CDS: inserted 1 base in 1 codon; deleted 2 bases in 1 codon), which translates into the protein MSGTEEALLNGRDSRPAGGSSVLCFGQYQYTAEESQAIQSALRQRLGPEYISSRVAGGGQKVCYIEGHRVINLANEMFGYNGWAHSITQQNVDFVDLNNGKFYVGVCAFVRVQLKVRVMEGACCPQARGRWESEQDGSYHEDVGYGVSEGLKSKALSLEKARKEAVTDGLKRALRSFGNALGNCILDKDYLRSLNKLPHQLPLEVDLTKAKRQDFEPSVEQARYSSCRQNLALGPPKPQEVTSPCRPSHHVVTRGTRTAAXGCGRVPSPPLLLPRSPTSTATESDATYQRKLRQRQLQQRFREQMEKRQQDAPSGPPAEKQGPAALPPVPPAGTAASEPLTQTDVLPDSLEMWDMALDAGDSVVKPLSKPEPPQARATSVLQNKMETWNRTPQSLCHQNPQAKSGPWHLQTYNLNQHITAVGGASRQSSSSLRKWSVTGLRVARLPWGPDLRRR